From Natrinema salaciae, the proteins below share one genomic window:
- a CDS encoding aminotransferase class I/II-fold pyridoxal phosphate-dependent enzyme, translating into MELPPFELERWLDEYEPDADLMLAESGVRSLPADRFDLDVGELGYVIPTDGSPEFRAEIAARYDRDVEEVVLTCGTQEADYLTFMALLGDGDHSVVVSPTYQSLASVPAAIGEVTEVRTEPPDWDLPVDAVAEAMRPDTRVVVLANPSNPTGKYLGPETLRALYDLVDAHDAFLLVDEVYRMLADDPHAPAASLGPRAISTAGVSKSYGLAGARLGWVVADTKLADTVRKWKDYTTISPPILGQHIARQALGGQEAAILEANRTHARANRERVAEFVGRYDLDWFEPTGVNGFPTVPDGFEHGTAFCRSLFDAESVVLAPGDVFGYPNRFRIGFGLHADELEAGLERIGRHIETRR; encoded by the coding sequence ATGGAGTTACCACCCTTCGAGTTGGAACGGTGGCTCGACGAATACGAGCCGGACGCCGATCTGATGCTCGCTGAAAGCGGTGTTCGGAGTCTTCCCGCCGATCGATTCGATCTCGACGTCGGTGAACTCGGGTACGTGATCCCTACTGACGGGTCCCCGGAGTTCCGAGCCGAAATCGCTGCACGGTACGACCGTGACGTCGAGGAAGTGGTTCTCACCTGCGGAACGCAAGAGGCGGACTACCTCACGTTCATGGCGCTCCTGGGCGACGGGGACCACAGCGTGGTCGTCTCGCCGACCTATCAGTCGCTCGCGAGCGTCCCCGCCGCCATCGGCGAGGTAACCGAAGTCCGAACCGAACCACCGGACTGGGATCTCCCCGTCGACGCCGTCGCGGAGGCGATGCGCCCGGACACTCGAGTCGTCGTACTCGCCAATCCGAGCAATCCGACCGGGAAGTACCTCGGCCCTGAGACGCTGCGAGCGCTGTACGACCTCGTCGATGCGCACGATGCGTTCCTCCTCGTCGACGAAGTGTACCGGATGCTCGCCGACGACCCCCACGCCCCGGCCGCGTCGCTCGGCCCCCGAGCGATTTCGACCGCCGGCGTCTCGAAGTCGTACGGCCTCGCGGGTGCGCGTCTCGGCTGGGTCGTCGCGGACACGAAGCTGGCGGATACAGTACGTAAATGGAAGGATTACACGACTATTTCACCGCCGATTCTCGGGCAGCACATCGCTCGACAGGCGCTCGGTGGCCAAGAGGCCGCCATCCTCGAGGCGAACCGTACCCACGCACGGGCGAACCGGGAACGCGTCGCCGAATTCGTCGGGCGCTACGATCTCGACTGGTTCGAACCGACGGGCGTCAACGGATTTCCGACAGTTCCCGACGGGTTCGAACACGGGACTGCGTTCTGTCGCTCGCTGTTCGACGCCGAGAGCGTCGTCCTCGCACCCGGTGACGTCTTCGGGTATCCGAACCGGTTCCGAATCGGGTTCGGCCTCCACGCCGACGAGCTCGAGGCGGGTCTCGAGCGGATCGGCCGGCATATCGAAACCCGTCGCTGA
- a CDS encoding PadR family transcriptional regulator, with protein sequence MDDLTGFQRDLLYVIAGADQPSGQDVKGEIEQYYSNDINHGRLYPNLDTVVEKDLIEKGQLDRRTNYYAITDDGERAIADRREWESQYVDE encoded by the coding sequence ATGGACGACCTCACGGGATTCCAACGAGACCTGTTGTACGTGATCGCCGGTGCCGACCAACCCTCCGGACAGGATGTCAAAGGGGAGATCGAGCAGTACTACAGCAACGACATCAATCACGGACGGCTGTATCCGAATCTCGACACCGTCGTGGAGAAAGACCTCATCGAAAAAGGGCAACTCGACAGGCGGACGAACTATTACGCGATTACCGACGACGGCGAGCGAGCCATCGCCGATCGTCGCGAGTGGGAGTCGCAGTACGTGGACGAGTGA
- a CDS encoding class 1 fructose-bisphosphatase: MTGRSSIVDALVTVTPAVREELRTASKTGTTATENPSGDAQSAADLAIDRRFRDRIASLDAVGAVASEERETIETVGDGYSVAVDPLDGSSNLRSNNVVGTVVGVYDAPLPASGRDLVASAFLLYGPLTTMTAAVDGEVTRYTIDDGEIVDAVPVTFPDEDHICGFAGATNEWPDPIKAFWEGLNAEYKLRYTGAMVGDVDHLLVDGGLLGYPERSSSPNGDLRLQYEANPIAHLVETAGGRASTGRGSLLDVPPDDLHQHVPAYFGSTALIDRVEDRV, translated from the coding sequence ATGACCGGCCGTAGCTCGATTGTGGACGCGCTCGTGACGGTGACGCCTGCCGTCCGCGAGGAGTTGCGAACGGCCTCGAAAACCGGAACGACCGCGACGGAGAACCCCAGCGGCGACGCGCAGTCCGCCGCGGATCTGGCGATCGATCGCCGATTTCGTGACCGGATAGCCTCACTCGACGCTGTCGGTGCCGTCGCAAGCGAGGAGCGCGAGACGATCGAGACTGTCGGTGACGGGTACAGCGTCGCCGTAGATCCGCTCGACGGCTCGTCGAACCTCCGGTCGAACAACGTCGTCGGAACGGTCGTGGGAGTGTACGATGCGCCGCTCCCGGCCAGCGGCCGCGATCTGGTCGCAAGCGCCTTCCTCCTGTACGGGCCGCTCACGACGATGACGGCCGCCGTGGACGGGGAGGTGACCAGATACACGATCGACGACGGCGAAATCGTCGACGCCGTCCCCGTTACGTTCCCCGACGAAGACCACATCTGCGGATTCGCCGGGGCGACGAACGAGTGGCCGGACCCGATCAAAGCGTTCTGGGAGGGTCTGAACGCCGAGTATAAACTTCGGTACACCGGGGCGATGGTCGGCGATGTGGACCACCTTCTCGTCGACGGCGGACTACTCGGGTACCCCGAACGGTCGTCCAGTCCGAACGGAGACCTCCGACTCCAGTACGAGGCGAACCCGATCGCACACCTCGTCGAGACTGCAGGCGGACGCGCATCGACCGGTCGCGGATCGCTTCTCGACGTCCCCCCGGATGACCTCCACCAGCACGTCCCGGCGTACTTCGGGAGCACTGCCCTAATCGACAGGGTTGAGGATCGAGTCTAA
- a CDS encoding PTS fructose transporter subunit IIB, with amino-acid sequence MKLVAVTSCPTGIAHSQMAAENLETTAEAAGHDIEVEVQGAMGAENELSDSDIAAADAVIIAADTSVSRGRFEEKPLVKGTVKDAVNDPEGLIDTAAQRADAGETGVTGASDGARAETAASHTRESESDSDTDSANEAHPEQLGGDPSKGLFARLKRLFS; translated from the coding sequence ATGAAACTCGTTGCAGTCACGTCATGTCCGACAGGTATCGCTCACAGTCAGATGGCAGCGGAGAATCTCGAGACGACCGCTGAAGCGGCGGGCCACGACATCGAAGTCGAGGTCCAGGGTGCGATGGGGGCCGAAAACGAACTGTCCGACAGCGACATCGCGGCCGCGGATGCGGTGATCATCGCCGCGGACACGTCGGTCAGCCGCGGCCGATTCGAGGAGAAACCGCTCGTCAAAGGGACCGTAAAAGATGCCGTCAACGATCCGGAGGGACTGATCGATACCGCAGCGCAACGCGCCGACGCCGGCGAAACCGGCGTCACCGGGGCCAGCGATGGAGCTCGTGCCGAGACGGCGGCTTCGCACACGCGCGAATCCGAGTCCGACTCCGACACCGACTCGGCGAACGAAGCGCACCCCGAACAGCTCGGCGGTGATCCATCGAAGGGGCTCTTCGCCCGATTGAAGCGGTTGTTCTCATGA
- the ptsP gene encoding phosphoenolpyruvate--protein phosphotransferase: protein MSQRTLTGTGATPRSSVGTAVWYSQNAELPDPDDVDVDPATERDRFEAARDTARSELESEREQTAERVGEQEAAVFDAHLQFLDDPQIGDGAESAIADGLPAEHAVHRAFADPIEQFEGMEGRMAERADDLRDIRDRLIRLLTGGDRTDLGNLPAGAVILAERLTPSDTARLDPDRVAGFVTVTGGRTSHAAIFARSLALPAVVGVGDELRDIDDGATVAVDGETGEVVVDPSDERREAAAAAREVEIRDAPVATADGAEIEVAANVGQPAELEAAKDRGADGIGLYRTEFLFLGREAPPDEDEQYETYLEALGAFPDGRVIVRTLDVGGDKPIPYLDVPEEDNPFLGERGIRRSLGPDSELFETQVRALLRAAADGDGRLSVMFPLVTTVAELDAAIKTVDAVADALAADGIDYAIPELGVMIETPGAVFVASELAERVDFFSVGTNDLTQYVMAAARENETVSAIRDPRQPSVLRAIDRAVEAAHENDAWIGMCGEMAGDPELTELLVGLGLDELSMSAVTVPEVKAAVQSVDADEAVAHASRALEATTSDQVRERIRSRDS, encoded by the coding sequence ATGTCTCAACGAACCCTCACCGGAACCGGTGCGACGCCCCGCTCGAGCGTCGGGACGGCCGTCTGGTACAGTCAGAACGCCGAACTCCCCGACCCCGACGACGTCGACGTCGACCCGGCTACCGAGCGTGATCGGTTCGAAGCCGCTCGCGATACCGCCCGCTCGGAGTTGGAATCCGAGCGCGAGCAAACCGCCGAACGCGTCGGCGAGCAAGAGGCCGCGGTATTCGACGCCCACCTGCAGTTCCTCGACGATCCGCAGATCGGCGACGGGGCCGAGAGCGCCATCGCGGACGGTCTTCCTGCCGAGCACGCCGTCCACCGAGCGTTCGCCGATCCGATCGAGCAGTTCGAAGGCATGGAGGGGCGGATGGCCGAGCGGGCCGACGACCTTCGCGACATCCGGGACCGGCTGATTCGGCTGCTCACCGGCGGCGATCGGACCGACCTCGGCAACCTGCCTGCGGGGGCGGTGATCCTCGCCGAGCGACTCACACCGAGTGACACGGCCCGACTCGACCCCGACCGCGTCGCGGGATTCGTCACCGTTACCGGGGGACGAACGTCGCACGCCGCGATCTTCGCCCGGTCGCTCGCCCTCCCGGCCGTCGTCGGCGTCGGCGACGAACTACGCGACATCGACGACGGAGCGACCGTCGCCGTCGACGGCGAGACCGGAGAGGTCGTCGTCGATCCGAGCGACGAGCGCCGCGAGGCGGCGGCGGCCGCCCGCGAGGTCGAGATCCGCGACGCGCCGGTCGCGACCGCCGACGGTGCCGAAATCGAGGTCGCTGCGAACGTCGGTCAGCCCGCCGAACTCGAGGCCGCGAAGGACCGGGGAGCCGACGGCATCGGTCTCTACCGCACGGAGTTTCTGTTTCTCGGTCGCGAGGCACCGCCGGACGAGGACGAACAGTACGAGACGTACCTGGAGGCACTCGGGGCGTTCCCGGACGGTCGCGTAATCGTTCGGACGCTCGACGTCGGTGGCGACAAGCCGATCCCCTACCTCGACGTGCCCGAGGAGGACAATCCGTTCCTGGGCGAGCGGGGAATCCGCCGATCGCTCGGCCCGGACTCGGAACTCTTCGAGACGCAGGTCCGGGCGCTACTCCGAGCCGCCGCCGACGGTGACGGCCGGCTCTCGGTCATGTTTCCGCTCGTCACGACAGTCGCGGAACTCGACGCCGCGATCAAAACCGTCGATGCAGTTGCCGATGCCCTCGCTGCGGACGGTATCGACTACGCCATCCCCGAACTTGGCGTGATGATCGAGACGCCCGGTGCCGTGTTCGTCGCTTCGGAACTCGCCGAGCGAGTGGATTTCTTCAGCGTCGGGACGAACGACCTCACGCAGTACGTCATGGCCGCGGCGCGCGAGAACGAAACCGTGTCCGCTATCAGGGATCCACGTCAGCCGAGCGTGTTGCGGGCCATCGATCGAGCCGTCGAGGCGGCCCACGAGAACGACGCCTGGATCGGCATGTGCGGAGAGATGGCCGGTGATCCCGAGCTGACCGAGCTGCTCGTCGGCCTCGGGCTCGACGAATTGAGCATGAGCGCAGTCACCGTTCCCGAGGTGAAAGCCGCCGTCCAGTCGGTCGACGCCGACGAGGCGGTCGCACACGCGTCTCGAGCGCTCGAAGCGACCACCAGCGACCAGGTACGCGAACGAATTCGAAGCCGCGATTCATAA
- a CDS encoding HPr family phosphocarrier protein, giving the protein MSSERTVTVVPEAGLHARPAATFVEAVTDHESTVRIGRADDEELTPAGSMIAVTSLGVESGAEVRIVADGPDEEATLDALERVLTTPEDELADVNT; this is encoded by the coding sequence ATGAGTAGCGAACGCACCGTCACGGTCGTCCCCGAAGCCGGCCTCCACGCCCGCCCCGCCGCCACGTTCGTCGAAGCCGTCACCGACCACGAGTCGACCGTCCGGATCGGTCGCGCCGACGACGAGGAGCTCACCCCCGCTGGCAGCATGATCGCCGTCACGAGTCTCGGCGTCGAGAGCGGTGCGGAGGTCCGGATCGTCGCGGACGGTCCCGACGAGGAGGCGACCCTGGACGCCCTCGAGCGAGTGTTGACCACGCCCGAGGACGAACTCGCCGACGTGAACACGTGA
- a CDS encoding PTS sugar transporter subunit IIA: MADTLNRDRIDTLAPTDHITLDPPPADKRATIEYLLDLLVDAGRVENREAALQALLAREEETTTGVGMGIGIPHAQTDAVSRPSVAFTRSDEGVDFGAMDDEPARLVFMILVPESGADDHLAILSTLSRALMHDEVRDDLSAAETPDDVQAVLKEAVA; this comes from the coding sequence ATGGCAGATACACTCAACCGAGACCGAATCGACACGCTCGCCCCGACCGACCACATCACGCTCGATCCGCCGCCCGCCGACAAACGAGCCACCATCGAATACCTGTTGGACCTGCTCGTCGACGCGGGGCGCGTCGAGAACCGCGAGGCCGCTCTGCAGGCGCTGCTCGCTCGGGAGGAAGAAACCACGACCGGCGTCGGCATGGGGATCGGAATTCCGCACGCCCAGACGGACGCCGTCAGTCGCCCGTCGGTGGCGTTCACCCGCTCCGATGAGGGCGTCGATTTCGGGGCGATGGATGACGAACCCGCGCGGCTCGTCTTCATGATCCTCGTCCCCGAGTCCGGCGCCGACGACCACCTCGCGATCCTCAGCACCCTCTCGCGGGCACTCATGCACGACGAGGTCCGCGATGACCTCTCCGCGGCCGAGACGCCCGACGACGTACAGGCCGTCCTGAAGGAGGCGGTCGCATGA
- a CDS encoding PTS fructose transporter subunit IIC translates to MVGTDKAEDALRSHVTSVKEDVMTGVSFMIPFVTIGGIFLAVAFMIAELPFTAGNTETVFEENGTLAWYLAEIGVLGLTIMVPILGAYIAYAIADRPGLAPGFILSWAIQQEQIIEAAGTIVGFTADGAVAGFLGALVAGLLAGYVARWMKQWAVPSFIDPMMPVLIIPVFTTALLAPLVILGLGVPIAIVDDALTTFLEGMEGTNAIVLGLVLGAMMAFDMGGPVNKVAYVFAVALVGEQIYGPMAAVMIAGMTPPLGLALSNFIAPQKYSAEMYENAKAALPLGLSFITEGAIPYAAADPLRVIPSCMAGSATAAAAAMWIGVTMPAPHGGIFVFLLSNSAFAFLGCIALGTIVTAVVATALKPDFDRTVADVDTEAGTGAQTAPQTDDQSTIS, encoded by the coding sequence ATGGTAGGTACAGACAAAGCCGAGGATGCGCTTCGATCCCACGTCACCTCCGTGAAGGAGGACGTAATGACGGGCGTATCGTTCATGATCCCCTTCGTCACCATCGGGGGTATCTTCCTCGCAGTGGCGTTCATGATCGCTGAGCTCCCGTTCACCGCCGGCAACACCGAGACGGTCTTCGAAGAGAACGGAACGCTCGCGTGGTATCTGGCCGAGATCGGCGTGCTCGGTCTGACGATCATGGTTCCGATTCTGGGGGCGTACATCGCGTACGCTATCGCGGACAGGCCCGGACTCGCGCCGGGTTTCATCCTCTCGTGGGCGATCCAGCAAGAGCAAATCATCGAAGCTGCGGGCACCATCGTCGGGTTCACGGCCGACGGGGCCGTTGCCGGGTTTCTCGGTGCGTTAGTGGCTGGTCTCCTCGCCGGCTACGTCGCTCGCTGGATGAAACAGTGGGCAGTGCCGTCCTTTATCGACCCGATGATGCCGGTGCTAATCATTCCGGTGTTCACCACGGCGCTACTCGCCCCGCTCGTCATCCTCGGACTGGGCGTCCCGATCGCGATCGTCGACGACGCGTTGACGACGTTCCTCGAGGGGATGGAGGGGACGAACGCGATCGTGCTCGGCCTGGTTCTGGGCGCGATGATGGCGTTCGACATGGGCGGTCCCGTCAACAAGGTCGCCTACGTCTTCGCCGTCGCGCTGGTCGGAGAGCAGATCTACGGCCCGATGGCCGCGGTGATGATCGCCGGCATGACGCCGCCGCTGGGGCTGGCGCTGTCGAACTTCATCGCGCCTCAGAAGTACTCCGCCGAGATGTACGAGAACGCGAAGGCGGCACTGCCGCTGGGTCTGTCGTTCATCACGGAGGGGGCGATTCCCTACGCGGCGGCCGATCCGTTGCGCGTGATCCCCAGCTGTATGGCCGGTAGCGCCACCGCCGCCGCAGCCGCGATGTGGATCGGCGTCACGATGCCTGCACCGCACGGCGGTATCTTCGTGTTCCTCCTGTCGAACAGCGCGTTCGCCTTCCTCGGCTGTATCGCGCTCGGAACGATCGTAACCGCAGTCGTCGCGACTGCTCTCAAACCCGACTTCGATCGCACGGTCGCTGATGTCGATACCGAGGCCGGGACGGGTGCTCAAACCGCACCCCAGACTGACGACCAAAGCACTATCAGCTAA
- the pfkB gene encoding 1-phosphofructokinase: MILTVTLNPAVDHTLTVDELPAPDTVARTDTAHVDPGGKGINVSQYLVELDTETVATGVVGDFLGRFVRDSLSDDGIPSDFVEIEGRTRLNTTILTDEAEYKINHNGPTVDSSAIDGLLRSIDRHDPDTVVVGGSLPPGLEPDAIDRIARESDCPTAVDVGGDILRELDASYALCKPNREELAAATGRRVESRADCYDAIEHLRQRGYDRVIASLGADGAIMATPDERLHATALDADVVDTVGAGDSMLAGVLSALDRGATDEEALRTGVAVASCVVSVPGTDVPPFGDMTNAIDRVSLSRRDSSSHTTGD; encoded by the coding sequence GTGATTCTGACAGTCACACTCAATCCCGCTGTCGACCACACGCTGACGGTCGACGAACTCCCTGCCCCCGATACGGTCGCGAGGACCGACACCGCGCACGTCGACCCCGGGGGGAAGGGAATCAACGTCTCACAGTATCTCGTCGAACTCGACACGGAAACGGTCGCGACCGGCGTCGTCGGTGACTTTCTGGGTCGGTTCGTTCGCGACAGCTTGAGCGACGACGGAATTCCCAGCGACTTCGTCGAGATCGAGGGGCGGACGCGGCTCAATACGACGATCCTGACCGACGAGGCCGAATACAAGATCAATCACAACGGTCCGACGGTCGACTCGAGTGCGATCGACGGCCTCCTCCGCAGTATCGACCGTCACGATCCCGATACCGTCGTCGTCGGTGGCAGCCTCCCGCCGGGTCTGGAACCGGACGCCATCGACCGAATCGCCCGCGAGAGCGACTGCCCGACCGCCGTCGACGTCGGTGGGGACATTCTCCGCGAATTGGACGCTTCCTACGCGCTCTGCAAGCCCAACCGCGAGGAACTCGCTGCGGCGACGGGCCGACGGGTCGAATCTAGAGCGGACTGTTACGATGCGATCGAACACCTCCGCCAGCGGGGCTACGACCGAGTCATCGCGTCGCTCGGTGCCGACGGTGCGATCATGGCGACGCCGGACGAACGCCTGCACGCGACGGCGCTGGACGCCGACGTCGTCGACACGGTCGGCGCCGGCGACTCGATGCTTGCGGGGGTTCTCTCCGCGCTGGACCGGGGCGCGACGGACGAAGAGGCACTTCGGACCGGTGTTGCCGTCGCCTCCTGTGTCGTCTCGGTACCGGGAACTGATGTCCCGCCGTTCGGCGATATGACGAACGCGATCGATCGCGTCTCTCTCTCTCGACGCGATAGCTCGTCTCACACTACCGGTGACTGA
- the glpR gene encoding HTH-type transcriptional regulator GlpR, with amino-acid sequence MLPAMRKREIVELVSERGECSVAELAEEMDCSKATIRRDLTDLADQQLIERSHGGAVPATTVGEEQTYGQKEVQNLDGKMAIGERAVEEMTENQVVFFDSGSTTMQVAKNVPTDLPFLAVTNSPILAIELGKRNDDVKLTGGSLRHETRALTGPSAERFMERTNFDLLFLGTNAIEPSEGLMTPNEDEARLKSLMIENAGRVVLVSDGSKLGKQSFVKFADFGDLDVFVTDTTLSDEQREPFENAGVELVEVAEG; translated from the coding sequence ATGCTACCGGCAATGAGAAAGCGCGAAATCGTCGAGCTAGTCTCCGAGCGCGGCGAATGTTCCGTCGCCGAACTCGCCGAGGAGATGGACTGTTCGAAGGCGACGATCCGTCGCGATCTCACCGACCTGGCGGACCAGCAGTTGATCGAACGGTCCCACGGCGGCGCGGTGCCGGCCACGACCGTCGGCGAAGAACAGACCTACGGCCAGAAGGAGGTACAGAACCTCGACGGCAAGATGGCGATCGGCGAACGCGCGGTCGAGGAGATGACCGAGAACCAGGTCGTCTTCTTCGATTCGGGATCGACGACGATGCAGGTCGCCAAGAACGTCCCGACGGATCTGCCGTTCCTCGCAGTCACGAATTCGCCGATCCTGGCGATCGAACTGGGGAAACGGAACGACGACGTGAAGCTCACCGGCGGCTCGCTCCGTCACGAGACTCGCGCGCTCACCGGGCCGAGCGCGGAGCGGTTCATGGAGCGAACGAACTTCGATCTCCTGTTTTTGGGTACGAACGCCATCGAACCGTCCGAAGGGCTGATGACACCGAACGAGGACGAAGCGCGACTCAAATCGCTCATGATCGAGAACGCGGGTCGCGTCGTGCTCGTCTCCGACGGTTCCAAGCTGGGAAAACAGAGCTTCGTGAAATTCGCCGATTTCGGGGATCTGGACGTATTCGTTACCGATACGACGCTGTCGGACGAGCAGCGTGAACCGTTCGAAAACGCCGGTGTAGAGCTCGTCGAGGTGGCCGAGGGGTGA
- a CDS encoding class I fructose-bisphosphate aldolase, with protein MHPLDETPIVQDGKSIILAHDHGLEHGPTAFADVPERLDPERIFEMATHDAVTGFAVQKGLAETYYPSYADDVNLIAKLNGTSSLWMGEPYSPQTCSVEYALELGADAVGYTVYPGTNREPEMFEEFRSVQETAREHDLPVAMWSYPRGQALKEQRKPDVIAYATRIALELGADIAKVKYPRSGDAMADAVDAAGDVNVVLSGGSKTDDRAFLSLVETAMNAGVCGLAVGRNVWQRDEPERVLDALEAVVFDGATADEVLDG; from the coding sequence ATGCATCCACTCGACGAGACGCCGATCGTACAGGACGGGAAGTCGATCATCCTCGCGCACGATCACGGACTCGAACACGGGCCGACCGCATTCGCGGACGTCCCCGAGCGGCTCGATCCGGAGAGGATCTTCGAGATGGCGACGCACGACGCAGTGACCGGATTCGCCGTCCAGAAGGGACTTGCGGAGACGTACTATCCCTCCTACGCCGACGACGTGAACCTGATCGCGAAGCTCAACGGCACGAGCAGTCTCTGGATGGGCGAGCCGTACTCGCCGCAGACGTGCTCGGTGGAGTACGCGCTCGAGCTCGGTGCTGACGCCGTGGGATACACGGTGTACCCGGGGACGAATCGCGAACCGGAGATGTTCGAGGAGTTCCGGTCGGTACAGGAGACCGCTCGCGAACACGACCTGCCGGTGGCGATGTGGTCGTATCCGCGCGGACAGGCGCTGAAAGAGCAGCGCAAGCCGGACGTCATCGCCTACGCGACCCGAATCGCGCTCGAGCTCGGTGCGGATATCGCGAAGGTGAAGTATCCGCGCAGCGGCGACGCGATGGCCGACGCGGTGGACGCGGCGGGCGACGTAAACGTCGTCTTGAGCGGCGGCTCCAAAACCGACGATCGCGCGTTCCTCTCTCTGGTAGAGACGGCGATGAATGCGGGTGTGTGCGGCCTCGCGGTCGGTCGAAACGTCTGGCAGCGCGACGAACCCGAGCGCGTTCTGGACGCACTCGAGGCGGTCGTCTTCGACGGTGCAACCGCAGACGAGGTGCTTGACGGTTGA